A window of Chaetodon auriga isolate fChaAug3 chromosome 2, fChaAug3.hap1, whole genome shotgun sequence contains these coding sequences:
- the LOC143328327 gene encoding uncharacterized protein LOC143328327 — MAPPEAEVEWQTSEIINCLFEDEPSVGFRCSPVTLDASLETDGNAESDDHFDPVVIADKLRTVADALNDDFAFKAALADLKKAAAQEAAEAAFSSGVEALCRNQVSQRAEVSPEMQLIRASAAFGLYVVKSSPELKERVKSAMNAFLGRRVHSWLIKEGGWDKVNIED, encoded by the exons ATGGCTCCACCAGAAGCTGAGGTCGAGTGGCAGACGAGTGAAATTATCAACTGTCTGTTTGAGGATGAGCCCAGTGTTGGTTTTCGTTGCAGTCCAGTTACACTGGACGCTTCTCTGGAGACCGACGGCAACGCGGAGAGCGACG ATCATTTTGACCCAGTGGTGATAGCTGATAAACTGAGGACTGTGGCCGATGCCCTGAACGACGACTTCGCGTTTAAAGCTGCGCTGGCTGACctgaagaaagcagcagcacaagag GCCGCAGAAGCAGCCTTCAGCAGTGGCGTGGAGGCCCTGTGTAGGAATCAGGTCTCTCAGAGGGCTGAAGTGAGTCCAGAGATGCAGCTGATCAGAGCCTCGGCAGCCTTTGGGCTTTATGTTGTGAAATCATCCCcggagctgaaagagagagTCAAGAGTGCCATGAATGCATTCCTCGGCAGGCGTGTTCACTCATGGTTGATTAAGGAAGGTGGATGG GACAAAGTAAACATTGAAGACTGA
- the LOC143336036 gene encoding adenosine receptor A1-like, whose amino-acid sequence MPSGLPASKALYIGMEVVIAVSSVIGNVMVVWAVRINRSLRDTTFCFIVSLALADIAVGALVIPLAITISIGLQTHFYSCLLVACTVLVLTQSSILALLAIAIDRYLRVKIPMSYKRVVTPRRAGTAVLLCWLVSIIVGLTPMLGWNNLQSLRDNGSLITDDLLVTCEFETVISMDYMVYFNFFGWVLPPLLLMLAIYVEIFYMIHKQLNKKVTASHTDPSRYFGKELKLAKSLALVLFLFAVSWLPLHILNCITLFCPACDKPVFLIYIAIILTHGNSAVNPIVYAFRIKKFRTAFRKIWKLYVLCQDPVGRLPQRGSQRGQSHERRLRQNDDDDDDV is encoded by the exons ATGCCTTCGGGTCTGCCTGCCTCGAAAGCCCTCTACATCGGGATGGAAGTGGTGATCGCCGTGTCGTCGGTCATCGGTAACGTGATGGTGGTCTGGGCTGTGCGCATTAACCGGTCTCTGAGAGACACCACGTTCTGTTTCATTGTCTCGCTGGCCTTGGCTGACATTGCGGTCGGGGCTCTTGTCATCCCGCTCGCCATAACCATCAGCATCGGACTCCAGACGCACTTTTACAGTTGCCTGCTGGTCGCCTGCACAGTGCTCGTCCTCACGCAAAGTTCCATCCTGGCGCTGCTGGCCATCGCCATCGACCGCTATCTGAGAGTCAAAATACCCATGAG CTACAAGCGCGTGGTGACACCTCGGCGTGCTGGCACGGCCGTGTTATTGTGCTGGCTGGTGTCCATCATAGTGGGCCTCACGCCCATGTTGGGTTGGAATAACCTGCAGAGTCTCCGTGACAATGGCTCCCTGATCACAGATGACCTCTTGGTGACTTGTGAGTTTGAGACAGTCATCAGCATGGACTACATGGTCTACTTCAACTTCTTTGGCTGGGTGcttccccctctgctcctcatgctggccATCTATGTCGAAATTTTCTACATGATCCACAAACAGCTCAACAAGAAG GTGACAGCTAGCCACACAGACCCCAGCCGTTACTTTGGCAAGGAGCTCAAGCTGGCCAAGTCGCTGGCCcttgttcttttcctcttcGCAGTCAGCTGGCTCCCGCTTCATATCCTCAACTGCATCACCCTCTTTTGCCCTGCTTGTGATAAGCCAGTGTTCCTCATTTACATCGCCATCATTCTCACACATGGCAACTCGGCCGTCAACCCCATTGTTTACGCTTTCCGCATCAAAAAATTCCGCACAGCTTTCCGGAAAATCTGGAAACTGTACGTGCTTTGTCAGGATCCGGTTGGTCGGCTTCCTCAAAGAGGGAGCCAGAGAGGACAGAGTCATGAGAGGAGGCTGAGgcagaatgatgatgatgatgatgacgtgTGA